A single region of the Halopiger xanaduensis SH-6 genome encodes:
- a CDS encoding TAXI family TRAP transporter solute-binding subunit → MVQDINRRRFIAASGIAGLAGLAGCIGDDAEGNGNGNGNGDSGNGNGNDSGNGNDSGNGEEDLEETNPDEGGEILSWYAGGTGGTYYPLSGDFKSIVSENTPHDLQVQSTGASVENVGALGREETEFALIQNDIAYFAYNGTGLEEFEGNALENIRGVATLYPETIHVITQADSGIESLEDLEGASVNTGDLGSGTQVNALQILESAGLGDGDFDEQNSDFATAADQIRDGDVDAAFVVGGWPVGSIEELATTSDIALVEVSGDVRESIMSDAEWFAEDTVPAGTYDGIDEDVETVSVQAMIATHEAVDEEIVEEVTTAIFDNTDQITQKADFISADSAQDGMPIDLHPGADAYFN, encoded by the coding sequence ATGGTGCAAGACATCAATCGGCGCCGATTCATCGCTGCAAGCGGGATTGCTGGACTCGCCGGACTCGCGGGTTGTATCGGTGACGATGCCGAAGGCAACGGTAACGGCAACGGAAACGGTGACAGCGGTAACGGGAACGGGAACGACAGCGGCAACGGAAACGACAGCGGCAACGGCGAAGAGGACCTCGAGGAGACCAACCCCGACGAAGGCGGGGAGATCCTCTCGTGGTACGCCGGCGGCACGGGCGGCACCTACTACCCGCTGTCGGGCGACTTCAAGAGCATCGTCTCGGAGAACACGCCCCACGACCTGCAGGTGCAGTCGACCGGCGCGAGCGTCGAGAACGTCGGCGCCCTCGGCCGCGAGGAAACCGAGTTCGCACTGATCCAGAACGACATCGCGTACTTCGCGTACAACGGCACCGGCCTCGAGGAATTCGAGGGCAACGCGCTGGAGAACATCCGCGGCGTCGCGACGCTGTACCCCGAGACGATCCACGTCATCACGCAGGCCGACTCGGGCATCGAGTCCCTCGAGGACCTCGAGGGCGCGTCGGTCAACACCGGCGACCTCGGCAGCGGGACCCAGGTCAACGCCCTCCAGATCCTCGAGTCCGCGGGGCTCGGGGACGGCGATTTCGACGAACAAAACTCCGACTTCGCGACTGCGGCAGACCAGATCCGCGACGGCGACGTCGACGCGGCCTTCGTCGTCGGCGGCTGGCCGGTCGGCTCCATCGAGGAGCTCGCGACGACCTCGGACATCGCGCTGGTCGAAGTGTCCGGCGACGTTCGCGAGAGCATTATGAGCGACGCCGAGTGGTTCGCCGAGGACACCGTCCCCGCCGGCACGTACGACGGCATCGACGAGGACGTCGAGACCGTCTCGGTGCAGGCGATGATCGCCACGCACGAGGCGGTCGACGAGGAGATCGTCGAGGAGGTCACGACGGCCATCTTCGATAACACCGACCAGATCACGCAGAAGGCCGACTTCATCAGCGCCGATTCGGCACAGGACGGGATGCCGATCGATCTCCACCCCGGCGCCGACGCGTACTTCAACTAA
- a CDS encoding DUF1850 domain-containing protein, with protein MNVTRRHVVVVLLVLAVLGASAIAVATATDEKTLVVADADTGERLLEAPVDDGTEVTLAYTHSVEKTPVEDIYVVDGTELRMDRMVFYSHGAGLPTNEPIEETEDGFVVYPNASYAELNVVPGSVAGHELVVGDERYDLVARSDGPVVLSVDERDLSDRLSDPLAAVDRLEPDRALDSITTHR; from the coding sequence GTGAACGTAACCCGTCGACACGTCGTCGTCGTCCTCCTCGTACTGGCAGTGCTCGGTGCGTCGGCGATCGCCGTCGCGACCGCTACGGACGAGAAGACGCTCGTCGTCGCGGACGCCGATACCGGAGAGCGCCTGCTCGAAGCGCCGGTCGACGACGGAACCGAAGTGACGCTCGCGTACACCCACAGCGTCGAGAAGACGCCCGTCGAGGATATCTACGTCGTCGACGGAACGGAACTGCGGATGGATCGGATGGTCTTTTACTCGCACGGAGCGGGACTGCCGACCAACGAACCGATCGAGGAGACCGAGGACGGATTCGTCGTCTATCCGAACGCGTCGTACGCCGAACTGAACGTCGTTCCGGGCTCCGTCGCCGGCCACGAACTCGTCGTCGGCGACGAGCGCTACGATCTGGTCGCTCGCTCGGACGGGCCGGTGGTCCTCTCGGTGGACGAGCGCGATCTGTCCGACCGACTGTCCGATCCGCTGGCGGCCGTCGACCGGCTCGAGCCGGACCGCGCGCTCGACTCGATAACCACCCATCGTTGA